The following proteins are co-located in the Polystyrenella longa genome:
- a CDS encoding CsbD family protein, whose translation MNEDQIKGKWMQLKGQAREKWGKLTDDELDQIDGKREQLAGKIQERYGIAKDEAERQIDEFESSCKC comes from the coding sequence ATGAATGAAGACCAAATTAAAGGAAAATGGATGCAGTTGAAAGGCCAAGCTCGTGAGAAGTGGGGCAAACTCACCGATGACGAACTCGACCAGATCGACGGCAAAAGAGAACAACTGGCCGGCAAGATCCAGGAGCGATATGGTATCGCCAAAGATGAAGCCGAACGTCAGATCGACGAATTCGAAAGCTCCTGTAAATGCTAG
- a CDS encoding PRC-barrel domain-containing protein, with amino-acid sequence MLISCNILPGYKLKAIDGDFGTITDLLFDDENKMIRYFVVNCGGWLNREEVLLSPVAFEEPDHEAFTISTILSKHAIEDAPAIESNPPVSKQSQSDLADYFDWPMFWSHIPEQLSHRLSFDESEVEAGESHDMHLRSLKEIRGYTIKCNEGDLGHVEELIVDTDTWTLRYLTIDTGVWLPGKKVIIGIDWLSDICWEEQSASIDLSREQVKDAPIYNPRSPINREYETKVYDYYGRPTYWSKAGTYSLYE; translated from the coding sequence ATGCTTATCAGTTGCAACATACTGCCCGGATATAAATTAAAAGCGATCGACGGAGACTTCGGCACCATTACAGACCTGCTGTTTGACGACGAGAACAAAATGATTCGTTACTTCGTCGTAAACTGTGGAGGTTGGCTTAATCGAGAAGAGGTACTTCTATCACCAGTTGCATTCGAAGAACCGGATCATGAGGCCTTCACTATTTCTACTATTCTCTCGAAGCACGCCATTGAGGATGCCCCTGCAATAGAATCGAATCCACCTGTATCCAAGCAATCCCAGTCGGATCTTGCAGATTATTTCGACTGGCCCATGTTCTGGAGCCATATCCCTGAACAACTCTCACACCGTTTATCATTCGATGAATCCGAAGTTGAAGCGGGGGAATCACACGACATGCATTTAAGAAGTCTCAAAGAGATCCGTGGTTACACAATCAAATGCAATGAGGGTGACTTGGGCCATGTAGAAGAACTCATCGTTGACACAGATACGTGGACCTTGCGTTATCTGACGATCGACACTGGCGTATGGCTACCAGGAAAGAAAGTCATCATTGGAATTGATTGGCTATCAGACATTTGCTGGGAAGAGCAATCCGCTTCCATTGATCTGTCACGTGAACAAGTCAAAGACGCTCCGATTTACAATCCTCGCAGTCCAATTAATCGCGAGTATGAAACAAAAGTCTACGACTATTACGGTCGACCTACTTATTGGTCAAAAGCAGGCACCTATAGCCTGTATGAATAA
- a CDS encoding sigma-54-dependent transcriptional regulator — MPKLIVVDDDRTIREMVSRSLEKIDVEVKTAESSEELLSIIGDYKPDVVLLDIMLPGSSGLEVFKQIRQVDRRLPVVFITSSSDSEMAIEAMQLGAFDYLAKPLDLPKLNVLVEKAIETQRLMNTPIALPLGDNKPKSGDQFVGRSPRMLDVFKSIGRVASENVNVLIRGESGTGKELVARAIYQHSPRSNECFMAVNCAALSDTLLESELFGHEKGSFTGAERQRIGRFEQCNGGTIFLDEVGDMSQLTQGKVLRLLQEQKFERVGGNKTINTDVRIIAATNRNLESMVKEGSFRQDLFYRLNGMTINLPPLRARDGDISMLVEHYLLKACHEMGRTDLEGVSSEALKLFNNYKWPGNVRELQSVIRHSLLNCTSPVIVPSCLPPELFHESVDEETGSPTENGYSASSESSDTSAPIEANLNNFINTRLGAGSTDLYSETVEMMEKYLFTRVLKETGGNQTRAAEILGITRGKIRDRIAQFNISVDKTINIED, encoded by the coding sequence ATGCCCAAGTTAATTGTGGTTGATGACGATCGCACGATCCGGGAAATGGTTAGCCGTTCTCTTGAAAAGATCGACGTGGAAGTAAAGACGGCAGAGTCGTCGGAAGAGTTGTTGTCCATCATTGGGGACTACAAGCCTGACGTGGTCTTGCTGGACATAATGCTCCCTGGCAGCTCTGGACTGGAAGTCTTCAAACAGATCCGGCAGGTTGATCGCCGGTTACCAGTCGTTTTCATCACATCGTCAAGCGATAGCGAAATGGCGATTGAAGCCATGCAACTGGGTGCGTTCGACTATCTGGCTAAACCGCTTGATCTGCCTAAGCTGAATGTGCTGGTAGAAAAAGCGATCGAGACGCAGCGGTTAATGAATACTCCCATTGCCCTGCCCCTCGGAGATAATAAACCGAAGTCGGGAGACCAATTCGTCGGTCGCAGCCCTCGAATGCTGGATGTATTCAAATCGATTGGACGGGTTGCTTCCGAGAACGTGAACGTCCTGATCCGCGGTGAAAGTGGTACGGGTAAGGAATTGGTGGCTCGCGCAATCTATCAGCATAGCCCACGTAGCAACGAGTGTTTTATGGCGGTCAATTGCGCCGCCCTTTCAGACACCTTGCTGGAGAGCGAACTTTTCGGGCACGAGAAAGGCTCGTTCACAGGGGCGGAACGCCAGCGTATTGGTCGATTTGAACAATGTAACGGTGGGACCATTTTCCTCGATGAAGTCGGAGACATGTCACAACTGACACAGGGAAAAGTGCTTCGTCTCTTGCAGGAACAGAAGTTCGAACGCGTTGGTGGTAATAAAACAATCAATACCGACGTCCGCATTATTGCCGCGACCAACCGAAACCTTGAGAGTATGGTAAAAGAAGGGTCGTTTCGTCAGGATTTGTTCTACCGTTTGAATGGAATGACGATCAATCTGCCACCACTCCGTGCACGCGACGGAGATATTTCCATGCTCGTTGAGCATTATCTCCTCAAAGCTTGCCATGAGATGGGACGCACTGACCTGGAGGGGGTTTCTTCCGAGGCGCTGAAGTTATTTAATAATTATAAATGGCCAGGTAACGTTCGTGAATTACAGAGCGTGATTCGACATTCTCTGCTGAATTGCACCAGTCCAGTCATTGTTCCATCCTGTTTGCCGCCGGAATTGTTCCACGAATCAGTTGATGAAGAGACTGGCTCCCCCACTGAAAACGGTTACTCAGCTAGTAGCGAATCTTCGGACACCTCAGCACCCATTGAAGCAAACCTGAACAACTTCATAAACACTCGCTTGGGTGCAGGATCGACTGACCTCTACAGTGAAACAGTCGAGATGATGGAGAAATACCTGTTCACACGAGTCCTAAAAGAAACTGGCGGAAATCAAACCCGTGCGGCCGAAATTCTGGGGATTACTCGCGGTAAAATCCGCGACCGCATCGCCCAGTTCAATATTTCCGTTGATAAGACCATCAATATTGAGGACTGA
- a CDS encoding DUF1328 domain-containing protein, whose product MFNLAVAFLLIALIAGLFGFGLVGGTAYAAAKICFFVFLVLAVISLTMGRRTLP is encoded by the coding sequence ATGTTCAATTTAGCTGTTGCGTTTTTGTTGATCGCATTAATTGCTGGGTTGTTCGGATTCGGATTAGTAGGCGGGACAGCTTATGCGGCTGCCAAGATCTGCTTCTTTGTATTCCTGGTCCTGGCAGTGATCAGCCTGACCATGGGAAGACGAACCTTACCTTAA
- a CDS encoding response regulator, whose amino-acid sequence MDNLTSNLNSQPSGDRSFWAADSRLERIADSAMDAVLTVTLQGEIIDWNRQAQIIFGWSREEAVGRNIADLIIPSHYREHHEERLARFTAERPERDCSKSYRMLAVRRNGQEFPIEFTFTDLEWSGQTILNIFIYDVTTHREVERQGVREKLETALLHHLNQTSLTSDTLEESLLIAIPNLTENLSWSIGHAWIFNADRSRLVSSGIWHFENSTQHEEFKVCTLENTFEKGEGLPGLVWEKEKPVWIQHFDKNEHVLRKLPPEESDIKTAIAFPVVRGKEIVAVVELFRSGELAPDLSLLRLLRNIGDLIGHSIERMDLLAERMRFAAIVESSGDAIIGKALDGTINSWNQGAQKTYGWESEEVIGRTVSVLLLPGMAHEESEILEAMKTGRLLDQFQTRRMRKDGTMIDVSITVSPIRGVDGTIFGTSTIERDITAQRNRELELLKARDAAEQANRVRGEFLASVSHELRTPMNAILGMLELSLQEDLPEFIQDYLATAKDSADSLLLLVNDILDLSRLESGRFELESLVFNVRGCLDDAMKTLSLRAHEKGVELVCHIHSNVPEYMIGDPIRIRQIMLNLVGNALKFTQQGEVMVELQFAGEVKDAELEKIRQRMDESAEDEFANPPASLVDSRYYQLEMSVSDTGIGIADEDQKRIFQPFTQVDSSTTRKYSGTGLGLTICQELIGLMHGELSLESEVDKGSRFTFKILQAIPDETDPILQRPRVTVEELRDLPVLVIDDNKSNQRILKEMLTHWSMKPVMASSAEEALIYLRESKQHKEMYPLLLVDAMMPEMDGFMFLQQARSERLLHSATILMLSSADQRVFGERAEGVDIAAFLEKPVSQSDLLNAIMTVLKGPALRSNTVHKYQKAPQSLKILVAEDTPANQKVITAILKKRGHHATIANNGREAVEYVLNKEENFDIVLMDVQMPTMDGLQATRVIRENERNRESAIPIVAMTAYAMKGDREKCLKSGMDDYISKPIDAVKLIRLIEKHTSPLRKVRRRTEPETETSENMKKSSNPSDKQKTKKMIDMEKAQLRLGGDVHLLNSMVSFFLEDSPALIAKMKESLANGDDDELARAVHSIKGLTSNFDALEITAYTQILEDRAKKGDTAGFSGEIKKLESQVGELIEELKTWRENQAEL is encoded by the coding sequence ATGGATAACCTAACTAGCAACCTAAATTCCCAGCCATCTGGAGATCGATCGTTTTGGGCTGCTGATAGCCGTTTAGAGCGCATTGCTGATTCGGCTATGGATGCAGTTCTAACGGTGACATTACAGGGCGAGATTATTGATTGGAATCGACAGGCTCAAATCATTTTCGGATGGAGTCGAGAAGAGGCCGTAGGCAGAAATATTGCCGACTTGATCATCCCCTCTCATTATCGCGAACACCATGAAGAACGCCTGGCTCGTTTTACGGCTGAACGCCCTGAGAGGGACTGTTCCAAAAGTTATCGCATGCTGGCTGTTCGGAGGAACGGTCAGGAATTCCCAATTGAATTCACCTTCACGGACTTGGAGTGGTCTGGCCAAACGATTCTCAATATCTTCATCTATGATGTGACAACCCATCGCGAGGTAGAACGCCAGGGTGTTCGTGAAAAGCTGGAGACCGCTTTATTACATCATTTGAATCAGACTTCACTTACAAGCGACACTCTCGAAGAGTCGTTATTGATTGCGATTCCAAATTTGACTGAGAACCTGTCATGGTCGATTGGGCATGCCTGGATTTTCAATGCGGATCGTTCCCGCCTGGTCTCGTCAGGAATTTGGCATTTTGAAAACTCGACGCAGCATGAAGAATTTAAAGTTTGCACATTAGAAAATACGTTCGAAAAAGGGGAAGGTCTTCCAGGACTTGTTTGGGAAAAAGAGAAGCCAGTCTGGATTCAGCATTTCGACAAAAACGAACATGTACTCAGAAAATTGCCGCCCGAAGAATCAGATATTAAGACCGCTATTGCCTTTCCTGTTGTACGTGGGAAAGAAATCGTGGCGGTCGTAGAACTGTTTCGCTCTGGTGAGTTGGCTCCCGATTTAAGTCTCTTGCGGCTTCTCCGTAATATCGGAGATCTGATTGGTCACTCAATTGAGCGTATGGACTTACTTGCCGAGAGGATGAGGTTTGCCGCGATCGTCGAATCCTCTGGTGATGCGATCATTGGCAAAGCTCTGGACGGTACGATTAATTCCTGGAACCAGGGAGCGCAGAAGACTTACGGATGGGAATCAGAAGAAGTCATCGGAAGAACGGTCTCAGTCTTATTGCTTCCCGGAATGGCCCATGAAGAATCGGAAATTCTGGAGGCAATGAAAACGGGGCGATTACTCGACCAGTTTCAGACGCGAAGAATGAGAAAGGATGGCACGATGATTGATGTTTCGATCACTGTGTCTCCAATTAGGGGTGTCGATGGTACCATTTTTGGTACTTCAACAATTGAACGTGACATAACTGCACAGAGAAACCGTGAGCTGGAACTATTAAAAGCGCGCGACGCGGCAGAACAGGCGAATCGTGTTCGAGGCGAATTTCTTGCGAGCGTAAGTCATGAACTCCGTACTCCTATGAATGCTATTCTAGGGATGTTGGAACTCTCGCTTCAGGAAGATCTGCCTGAATTCATTCAGGACTATCTGGCAACAGCGAAGGATTCAGCCGACTCTTTGTTGCTGCTCGTAAATGACATTCTGGATCTTTCTCGTCTGGAGTCTGGTCGGTTTGAATTGGAATCATTGGTTTTTAACGTGCGTGGGTGCCTGGACGATGCGATGAAAACATTGTCCCTCAGAGCTCATGAAAAAGGCGTTGAGCTGGTTTGTCACATTCATTCAAACGTTCCGGAATATATGATCGGAGACCCGATTCGAATTCGACAGATTATGTTGAACCTGGTTGGGAATGCACTCAAATTTACTCAACAAGGTGAAGTGATGGTTGAGCTCCAATTTGCGGGCGAAGTGAAAGACGCCGAGTTGGAAAAAATTCGACAGCGGATGGATGAATCAGCTGAAGATGAGTTTGCTAACCCCCCTGCTTCGTTGGTCGATTCCCGATATTATCAACTGGAGATGTCCGTAAGTGATACGGGAATCGGAATTGCAGACGAGGACCAGAAACGCATTTTTCAGCCATTCACGCAGGTGGATTCTTCGACGACAAGAAAGTATTCCGGAACTGGTCTTGGGTTGACCATATGTCAGGAACTAATTGGATTGATGCATGGAGAATTGTCGCTCGAGAGCGAGGTCGATAAAGGGAGTCGATTTACGTTCAAGATCTTACAGGCGATTCCAGATGAAACTGATCCCATACTGCAGAGACCGCGTGTAACGGTGGAGGAGCTTCGAGACCTTCCGGTTTTAGTTATTGATGACAATAAGTCGAATCAGAGAATCTTGAAGGAGATGTTAACGCACTGGTCGATGAAACCTGTCATGGCAAGTTCGGCTGAAGAAGCGTTGATTTACCTGAGGGAATCGAAGCAGCATAAAGAAATGTACCCACTGCTCCTGGTGGATGCCATGATGCCGGAAATGGACGGTTTTATGTTTCTACAGCAGGCACGATCAGAGCGATTACTGCACTCGGCCACGATATTGATGCTTTCGTCAGCAGATCAAAGAGTTTTTGGTGAGCGGGCTGAGGGTGTCGATATTGCCGCTTTCCTGGAAAAGCCAGTCTCACAGTCCGATCTGCTAAATGCGATTATGACAGTGCTGAAAGGGCCAGCTTTACGATCCAATACTGTTCACAAATATCAGAAGGCTCCGCAGTCCCTGAAAATACTTGTCGCGGAAGATACGCCAGCGAATCAGAAAGTCATCACCGCTATTCTGAAAAAACGAGGTCATCATGCCACGATTGCGAATAATGGTCGTGAGGCAGTTGAGTATGTTCTCAACAAAGAAGAGAATTTTGATATCGTTTTAATGGATGTCCAAATGCCAACTATGGATGGACTTCAGGCGACGCGTGTCATCCGGGAAAACGAACGAAATCGGGAAAGTGCAATTCCAATCGTGGCGATGACAGCCTATGCCATGAAAGGGGACAGAGAGAAATGTTTGAAATCCGGAATGGACGATTACATCTCGAAACCGATCGACGCGGTTAAGTTAATTCGGTTAATCGAAAAACATACTAGTCCTCTGAGGAAGGTTCGACGTAGGACAGAGCCTGAAACAGAGACGTCAGAAAATATGAAGAAAAGTTCTAACCCTTCTGATAAGCAGAAAACGAAGAAGATGATTGATATGGAAAAAGCCCAGCTTCGTTTGGGCGGAGATGTGCATTTGCTGAATAGTATGGTCAGCTTTTTTCTGGAGGATAGCCCTGCGCTGATTGCGAAGATGAAGGAGTCGCTCGCTAATGGTGATGACGACGAATTGGCGCGAGCGGTTCACAGCATCAAAGGGCTAACTTCGAATTTCGATGCTCTGGAGATAACAGCATATACGCAGATCTTGGAGGACCGGGCGAAAAAAGGGGACACCGCTGGTTTCAGTGGCGAGATCAAGAAATTGGAATCGCAAGTGGGGGAATTGATTGAAGAACTGAAAACCTGGAGAGAAAATCAGGCAGAGTTGTGA
- a CDS encoding YqaE/Pmp3 family membrane protein translates to MSDVIKIVAALILPPVAVLMHVGFGKQFWINLLLTLCVWFPGVVHALWVISRK, encoded by the coding sequence ATGTCTGATGTAATCAAAATTGTGGCAGCCTTAATTCTTCCACCAGTCGCCGTGCTGATGCACGTCGGCTTTGGAAAGCAATTCTGGATTAATCTCCTGCTGACGTTGTGTGTCTGGTTTCCGGGCGTTGTTCACGCCTTGTGGGTCATTTCTCGCAAATAA
- a CDS encoding response regulator — MKTILILEDDIDLANHWQTWLEEAGYRVLHESDAAGAVAIVDSIEVDLVISDIFIGSHETGFSKQGGLSLLSHIMLHSDPKPKSMILTGAKPSIALNRHVELLEADRFIAKPVTRDTLLQEAKELLAQPKRSSHLPPEPL; from the coding sequence ATGAAAACGATATTAATACTTGAAGACGATATTGATCTCGCCAATCACTGGCAGACGTGGCTGGAAGAAGCAGGCTATCGAGTGCTCCACGAATCAGATGCGGCCGGTGCCGTGGCGATTGTCGACTCGATAGAAGTCGATCTGGTGATCTCCGATATTTTCATCGGCAGTCATGAAACCGGTTTTTCGAAGCAGGGGGGCCTTTCGCTTCTGAGCCACATTATGCTTCATAGCGATCCAAAGCCGAAAAGCATGATCCTGACTGGCGCCAAACCCTCTATCGCACTCAATCGTCACGTTGAGTTATTAGAGGCGGATCGATTCATCGCTAAACCAGTCACTCGCGATACGCTTTTACAAGAAGCCAAAGAACTACTGGCCCAGCCGAAACGTTCTTCACACTTGCCTCCAGAACCGCTGTAA
- a CDS encoding HWE histidine kinase domain-containing protein, which yields MKSDFKAALDNCEREPVHIPGSIQPFAALIAFDTENFLVFHFTPNAITFTNVIAPEQSILNREISDLFSNRELIHAVRGALGLPTIQSHRERLGIFQLNDRPVDAAVHISGSQIVLELEDAPGSIERSGTSISRVRTMLGALTRDQGYEPLLETAVKVLRHLTGFDRVMGYRFLNDGSGEVSAEEVAPGLKPFLGLRYPAHDIPPQVRRIALSSPVRVIHDTEQAPLELISNSETPLDLTLCHNRAVSPIHVEYLRNMGIRSTMNFSIIVHGELWGLFAFHHHFPRLLSPDYRAIAELFSQLFSMQLQQELDTQALSRRRAADAVTTQLRHVPVVQSVKLTLDLLSCDLMDVVKAQGIAFKHQNEIYTSGNCPERNAIDAISQSVSEELLAIESIQSVTEYSTIDSRDLNACGGFLSILLDQNFSQLIFFRNEINHEIRWGGMPEKNIEYGPNGPRLHPRSSFDEYIEKIAGHCEPWTQEDFSTITELRAAMLELLYRNIRHSSREWNRQKQHQDVLIAELNHRVKNILALVLSIVRQTRDQCESLEEYVASLEERITALLTAHDLVGGSSAQWISVKQLFEIELSAYLNVERSVILEGPEAALRSDVAPIMALAIHELTSNAVKHGALAASDGVLEISWRTEKGRLKVHWKETIPNPIPPLKRHGFGLTLINRVLSHEDNGETSVQFHERGLEVNFWVPRESYELRTIADIPEPAQLHVDKAHFTDLNIDTVLVVEDNLIISLEMERIFTDMNCKTVRSAASIEEAINIAEMGEINLAIIDVNMNGTPSFSLADRLIELQIPFVFMTGYGNRFPLPENLNSVPRLLKPVNVPLLHHTINELMNSQS from the coding sequence ATGAAATCTGATTTCAAAGCTGCTTTGGATAATTGCGAGCGGGAACCAGTCCACATTCCCGGATCGATCCAGCCTTTCGCCGCTTTGATCGCGTTCGACACCGAAAACTTCCTTGTTTTCCACTTCACGCCAAATGCAATCACATTCACCAATGTGATTGCGCCGGAGCAATCCATTCTCAATAGGGAGATTTCGGATCTGTTCTCCAATCGAGAGCTCATTCATGCCGTTCGCGGAGCTCTTGGTTTACCAACGATTCAGAGCCATCGTGAGCGGCTCGGTATCTTTCAACTGAACGACCGACCCGTCGATGCCGCAGTCCATATTTCCGGATCTCAGATCGTCCTCGAACTGGAAGATGCCCCTGGTTCGATAGAGCGATCAGGAACTTCAATTTCTCGAGTCCGGACAATGCTGGGGGCCTTAACCAGGGACCAGGGCTATGAACCACTTCTGGAAACAGCCGTTAAAGTATTGCGTCACCTGACCGGATTCGATCGCGTCATGGGTTACCGCTTTCTCAACGATGGAAGCGGGGAAGTGTCCGCCGAGGAAGTCGCTCCCGGTCTTAAGCCCTTTCTCGGACTCCGTTATCCAGCACACGACATTCCTCCGCAGGTCCGCCGTATTGCTCTCAGTTCTCCCGTTCGTGTTATTCACGATACCGAACAGGCGCCACTGGAACTCATCAGCAATTCTGAAACGCCCTTAGATTTGACGCTTTGCCATAACCGCGCCGTCTCTCCAATTCATGTGGAATACCTTCGGAATATGGGTATTCGGTCGACGATGAACTTTTCGATCATCGTTCACGGAGAACTCTGGGGGTTATTCGCCTTTCACCATCATTTCCCACGTCTATTATCTCCCGATTATCGGGCAATTGCAGAACTATTCAGCCAACTCTTCTCAATGCAATTGCAACAAGAGCTTGATACTCAGGCATTGAGTCGTCGTCGTGCCGCTGATGCGGTAACGACCCAACTGCGACATGTTCCCGTAGTGCAATCCGTCAAGCTCACTCTGGATTTACTGTCCTGTGATCTGATGGACGTCGTGAAGGCGCAGGGAATAGCGTTCAAACATCAGAATGAGATATATACGTCTGGAAATTGCCCGGAAAGAAATGCGATCGACGCGATTAGTCAGAGCGTCTCCGAAGAACTGCTGGCAATCGAATCAATACAATCGGTCACCGAATACTCTACTATTGATTCGCGCGACTTGAACGCCTGTGGTGGGTTTCTCTCAATTCTGCTGGATCAGAATTTTTCACAGCTGATATTTTTCCGAAATGAAATCAATCACGAGATACGTTGGGGAGGAATGCCAGAGAAGAATATTGAGTATGGCCCCAACGGACCTCGCCTGCATCCTCGCTCCTCGTTTGACGAATACATCGAAAAAATCGCGGGCCACTGCGAGCCATGGACACAGGAAGACTTTTCGACCATCACTGAACTGCGTGCTGCGATGCTGGAACTCCTCTATCGCAATATCCGACATTCAAGTCGAGAATGGAACAGACAGAAGCAACATCAGGATGTACTCATCGCCGAATTAAACCATCGGGTAAAGAACATTCTGGCATTGGTTCTATCGATTGTCCGACAAACTCGGGATCAATGTGAAAGCCTGGAAGAGTATGTCGCTTCACTCGAAGAACGCATCACCGCCTTGTTGACCGCTCATGATCTCGTTGGTGGGAGTAGCGCCCAATGGATCAGCGTGAAACAACTCTTCGAGATTGAACTATCTGCCTATCTCAATGTCGAGCGATCCGTCATATTGGAGGGTCCAGAGGCAGCCCTACGTAGCGACGTCGCTCCCATCATGGCCTTAGCCATCCATGAGCTTACTTCCAACGCAGTCAAGCATGGTGCACTTGCGGCTTCCGACGGAGTGCTGGAAATTAGCTGGAGAACAGAGAAGGGGAGATTGAAAGTCCATTGGAAAGAAACGATCCCCAACCCGATCCCTCCGCTGAAACGACACGGGTTCGGTCTCACGTTGATCAACCGAGTCCTTTCACATGAAGACAACGGAGAGACTTCGGTCCAATTTCACGAACGAGGACTGGAGGTCAATTTCTGGGTGCCGCGGGAAAGTTATGAGCTAAGGACTATCGCCGACATCCCCGAACCAGCACAACTTCATGTGGACAAAGCCCACTTCACCGATCTTAATATCGATACTGTCCTGGTAGTTGAAGATAATTTAATTATCTCACTCGAGATGGAGCGCATCTTCACAGATATGAACTGTAAAACGGTACGCTCGGCTGCGAGCATCGAAGAGGCAATCAATATCGCTGAAATGGGGGAGATCAACCTCGCGATTATCGACGTTAACATGAACGGCACTCCAAGTTTTTCACTGGCAGACCGTTTAATCGAGTTGCAAATACCATTTGTGTTTATGACTGGATATGGAAATCGTTTCCCATTGCCAGAGAACTTAAATTCGGTCCCCCGCCTATTGAAGCCGGTCAATGTCCCCCTGTTGCACCACACCATCAATGAACTAATGAATTCTCAATCATGA
- a CDS encoding biliverdin-producing heme oxygenase: protein MPEPKSKPSQLHTELRQATRDLHQQLDQQIGQFGITKSAAGYARYLELMQTLFEWAEPCIQHVTSSVPELAFNPPLAQFIAQDRNQLDIPDGPLIPIDIITQYPSPQTAGAHWGTVYVLEGSSMGARFLLKAVRDHFPEDVPHHFLNTLTQDSQTRWPLFLESLANADVNSTETVEGAELLFQLAIDLAGSAPPTP, encoded by the coding sequence ATGCCAGAACCAAAATCGAAACCGAGTCAACTTCATACTGAATTAAGACAGGCTACGCGAGACCTGCATCAACAACTTGATCAGCAGATCGGACAATTCGGTATTACCAAGTCTGCTGCAGGGTATGCCCGTTATCTCGAACTGATGCAGACATTATTCGAATGGGCGGAGCCATGTATACAACATGTCACTTCCTCTGTTCCGGAACTCGCATTTAATCCCCCTCTCGCTCAGTTCATCGCACAAGACCGAAATCAACTGGATATCCCCGACGGCCCACTGATTCCCATCGACATAATCACGCAATATCCGTCTCCTCAAACAGCAGGGGCCCACTGGGGAACAGTTTACGTTCTCGAAGGGTCCAGTATGGGTGCGCGCTTTCTTCTCAAGGCAGTTCGTGACCACTTTCCGGAAGACGTACCCCACCACTTTCTCAACACACTTACACAGGATTCGCAAACGCGATGGCCTCTGTTTTTAGAATCACTGGCCAACGCTGATGTCAATTCTACGGAAACCGTAGAAGGTGCAGAACTACTATTTCAGTTAGCCATTGACCTCGCCGGTTCGGCGCCACCTACTCCTTAA